The following are encoded together in the Roseobacter denitrificans OCh 114 genome:
- a CDS encoding DUF1289 domain-containing protein — translation MSDIWKRDEVESPCVKICVIHPEARLCTGCLRSIEEITMWSKLSPDARRMVMDELPGRQGLLSRRRGGRAARLAR, via the coding sequence ATGAGTGACATCTGGAAGCGGGACGAAGTCGAAAGCCCCTGCGTCAAAATCTGTGTGATCCACCCCGAGGCACGCCTGTGCACCGGCTGCCTGCGCTCCATCGAGGAGATCACGATGTGGTCCAAACTCTCCCCCGACGCGCGGCGCATGGTGATGGACGAATTGCCAGGCAGGCAAGGGCTGCTCAGCAGACGTCGCGGCGGACGGGCCGCACGGCTGGCCCGCTGA
- the ruvX gene encoding Holliday junction resolvase RuvX, producing the protein MILEDTADFLAALPSMRSLMGLDLGTQTIGVAVSDTFLSVATPLETVKRRKFTLDAARLSDIVAQRRLGGLVLGLPRNMDGSEGPRCQSTRAFARNLDKSIGSDLPITFWDERLSTVAAERALLEADTSRKRRAEVIDHVAAAYILQGALDRIRVIRAEQDQE; encoded by the coding sequence ATGATCCTTGAAGACACCGCTGACTTTCTCGCGGCACTTCCCTCCATGCGCAGCCTCATGGGCCTTGATCTGGGCACCCAGACCATCGGTGTTGCCGTCAGCGACACGTTCCTGTCCGTCGCCACGCCGCTGGAAACCGTCAAACGGCGCAAGTTCACGCTGGACGCCGCACGTCTGAGCGACATCGTGGCACAACGGCGGCTCGGCGGGCTGGTGCTGGGCCTGCCGCGCAACATGGACGGCTCCGAAGGGCCGCGCTGCCAGTCGACCCGCGCCTTTGCCCGCAATCTGGACAAATCCATCGGGTCGGACCTGCCCATCACGTTCTGGGATGAGCGCCTGTCCACCGTCGCCGCCGAACGCGCGCTCCTTGAGGCGGATACGTCCCGAAAACGTCGCGCAGAGGTCATTGACCACGTTGCCGCAGCCTATATCCTGCAAGGCGCGCTGGATCGCATCCGCGTAATTCGAGCAGAACAGGACCAAGAATGA